The Salegentibacter mishustinae genome includes a window with the following:
- a CDS encoding competence protein CoiA, giving the protein MRYALNSNKERVEVSYSKEKAVCQLCGETVNGRKGEERKKHWAHRKKCDHWYEPITAWHLKWQNHFPKENREVVIKKGDEKHRADIHLDNGIIIEIQNSPIKPAHIRAREEFYGKEQLIWILNGKNLLSHCNIIQSEIPFKYSFTIDFPKNISNNINYFNPKFCKEFLKVGILKDFSRSSLDTQIDYENHKIKFEALGDLFHMDYDEKIRQKYYMVNFYQYYFELEYVAEFRDNIKFRTNKWRVDLKKYHLNKKYWKKFIDKMSAPVFLDNLEGIEEDELFWFQKNKTVRKDKFLKKYREFTKTGNIKDSSEIAGFNEKM; this is encoded by the coding sequence ATGAGATATGCATTGAATTCAAATAAAGAAAGAGTTGAAGTATCATATTCAAAGGAAAAAGCAGTTTGTCAACTTTGTGGTGAAACTGTTAATGGAAGAAAAGGTGAAGAAAGGAAAAAACATTGGGCGCATAGAAAGAAATGCGATCATTGGTATGAACCAATAACTGCCTGGCATCTGAAATGGCAAAATCATTTTCCAAAAGAAAATCGAGAAGTAGTTATTAAAAAAGGGGATGAAAAACATCGAGCCGATATTCATTTAGATAATGGAATTATAATCGAAATTCAAAATTCACCAATAAAACCTGCCCACATTCGAGCGCGAGAAGAATTCTACGGTAAAGAACAGTTAATCTGGATCTTGAACGGGAAAAATCTATTAAGCCATTGCAATATAATTCAGAGTGAAATTCCTTTTAAATATAGCTTTACCATAGATTTTCCTAAAAATATCTCAAACAACATCAATTATTTTAACCCTAAATTCTGCAAAGAATTTTTAAAGGTTGGTATATTAAAAGATTTTTCCAGGTCCTCTTTGGATACTCAAATTGATTACGAAAATCACAAAATAAAATTTGAAGCCTTAGGTGATTTATTCCATATGGATTATGATGAAAAGATTAGACAAAAATATTATATGGTAAACTTTTATCAATATTACTTTGAACTAGAATATGTTGCTGAATTTCGAGATAATATAAAATTCAGAACTAACAAGTGGCGTGTAGATTTAAAAAAATATCACTTGAACAAAAAATACTGGAAGAAATTTATTGATAAAATGTCAGCGCCAGTATTTCTAGATAACTTAGAAGGTATAGAAGAAGATGAACTTTTTTGGTTTCAAAAAAATAAAACTGTTCGTAAAGATAAATTTCTTAAAAAATATAGAGAGTTTACAAAAACAGGCAATATTAAGGATTCATCAGAAATAGCGGGTTTTAACGAAAAAATGTAA
- a CDS encoding AAA family ATPase codes for MITSIFLRHFKIYKGITFIPISEGVGFSSLIGENGVGKSSVLEAIDCVLNQKNNNWPINNEAKNEGVGGDNFPYIAPIFLIKKDQLRNSKILDQEQFKKAQKLSDFIWDNNLKAPTKSSSAFNAHKNELKKSYGKNDYFILIVGKKHNDNSIYLGGYQNYIDFIGEKPSIKPSEQEIQKYFKGFYDYIISHYSYLYIPVETDVFTYTKLETVEMQKLMDKNIQDEIIKAIKPGTLKQINKDLSFFVKDVESILEEYEYKGHYKNSLTMPDLVSKIIEAYFSIKVLNKKTKSGKKIIPVSELSSGEKRKALIDVAYSFLFKNQNSNTKIILAIDEPEASLHISACYDQFEKLFGLSKNDHQIIVSTHWYGFLPIVLNGSATSIRKDNTNETTVDFLNLYNYRETITQAKKKIKGQLPIDYNIKSYNDLVQSILFSILKEKPYNWLVCEGLSEKIYFEIYFKDEIENNKLRILPLGSFKEVRKLYNNLLSPIKDPDYKINGKVICLIDTDSERVEVDYENNNKNLFFFRLWNNKKNNLKTELIDVNKNSMNPPTEIEDCLSPYIYKQALIEFIEEYPSIKNVIDNCTVRNNATNSYSTFDLRDSEKEDIKAFFDDHEGYNKIRFAEQYIEILQKPLFQNEPEMEWLLKIKNILN; via the coding sequence ATGATAACATCAATTTTTCTCAGACATTTTAAAATTTATAAAGGAATTACTTTTATACCTATTTCAGAAGGAGTAGGTTTCTCTAGTTTAATAGGAGAAAATGGCGTTGGAAAAAGCTCAGTTTTAGAAGCTATCGATTGTGTACTTAATCAAAAAAATAACAATTGGCCAATTAACAACGAGGCAAAAAATGAAGGTGTAGGGGGAGATAATTTTCCATATATCGCACCAATTTTTTTAATAAAAAAGGACCAATTACGTAATTCTAAAATATTAGATCAAGAACAATTTAAGAAGGCTCAAAAACTATCAGATTTTATTTGGGACAACAATTTAAAAGCACCTACTAAAAGTTCCTCAGCATTTAATGCCCATAAAAATGAATTAAAGAAGTCTTATGGTAAAAATGATTATTTTATTCTTATCGTTGGTAAAAAACATAATGATAACTCAATATATCTTGGAGGTTATCAAAATTATATTGACTTTATAGGAGAGAAACCATCTATTAAGCCAAGTGAACAAGAAATTCAGAAATACTTTAAAGGATTTTATGATTATATAATATCACATTATTCTTACCTCTATATTCCTGTAGAAACAGACGTTTTTACTTATACCAAATTAGAAACTGTGGAAATGCAAAAACTGATGGATAAAAATATTCAGGATGAAATAATAAAAGCAATAAAGCCAGGTACTTTAAAACAAATCAACAAAGATCTAAGTTTTTTTGTAAAAGATGTGGAAAGTATTTTAGAAGAATATGAATACAAAGGGCATTACAAAAACAGTCTAACAATGCCTGACCTGGTATCTAAAATTATAGAAGCATATTTTTCGATTAAAGTATTAAATAAAAAAACTAAGTCCGGTAAAAAAATTATCCCAGTAAGTGAATTAAGTTCTGGTGAAAAAAGAAAAGCTTTAATTGATGTTGCTTATTCATTTTTATTTAAAAATCAAAATTCAAATACTAAAATAATTTTAGCTATTGACGAACCAGAGGCATCTCTTCATATTTCGGCTTGCTATGACCAATTTGAAAAATTATTTGGTTTAAGTAAAAATGACCATCAAATAATTGTATCGACTCACTGGTATGGTTTTCTTCCAATCGTTTTAAATGGAAGCGCTACATCAATCAGAAAGGATAACACCAACGAAACAACAGTTGACTTTTTGAACTTATATAATTACAGAGAGACAATTACTCAAGCTAAGAAAAAAATAAAAGGTCAGTTACCTATTGATTACAATATTAAAAGTTATAATGATTTAGTTCAATCAATATTATTTTCAATTCTGAAAGAAAAACCATATAACTGGTTAGTTTGCGAAGGACTTTCTGAAAAAATTTATTTTGAAATATACTTTAAAGATGAAATTGAAAACAATAAATTAAGAATATTACCATTAGGTTCATTTAAAGAAGTAAGAAAATTATATAACAACTTATTATCGCCTATTAAAGATCCAGACTATAAAATAAATGGAAAAGTAATTTGTCTTATTGACACTGACTCAGAAAGAGTCGAGGTGGATTATGAAAATAATAATAAAAATTTATTTTTCTTTAGACTTTGGAACAATAAAAAAAATAATCTCAAAACGGAATTAATAGATGTAAACAAAAACTCTATGAATCCGCCAACAGAGATTGAAGATTGTTTAAGTCCATATATCTACAAACAAGCATTAATTGAGTTTATTGAGGAATACCCATCAATTAAGAACGTAATTGATAATTGCACTGTACGAAATAATGCTACAAATTCATACTCGACTTTTGATTTAAGAGACAGTGAAAAAGAGGATATTAAGGCGTTTTTTGATGACCATGAGGGTTATAATAAAATTAGGTTTGCCGAACAATACATTGAAATATTACAAAAACCATTGTTTCAAAATGAACCTGAAATGGAATGGTTATTAAAAATTAAAAATATACTAAACTAG
- a CDS encoding IS3 family transposase (programmed frameshift) — translation MKKSRYSPQQIAKILKEFDNGKTAVEISREYGISTAAFYKWRERYGGMNGKELKRLKDLEEENRRLKQMYANLSLDHQMAKEIIEKKPLKPCRKRTIAKELTRYGISRACRVLNMSKSVFYYRPIPKDDTAIEEALQQKAKEHSEEGFWMAYDRLRSEGKPWNHKRVYRVYKKLGLSLRRKVKKRLPARVKEPLEAPIAPNRCWSIDFVTDVLENKRRFRGLTVIDDYNREALHIEIDFSLPSKRVVWVLNHLINRRGKPKKIRMDNGPEFVAKIASEWSQMQEIDFQYIQPGKPTQNAFIERFNGTYRRGVLNKYLFEDLNQVREQTETWMEDYNNVRPHNALGKMAPVAYAKTHSPVGTDRRMKNEIFGQSSSSN, via the exons ATGAAGAAGAGTAGATATTCACCACAGCAAATCGCAAAGATTTTAAAGGAGTTTGATAACGGAAAAACGGCCGTAGAGATCAGCCGTGAATATGGTATTAGTACAGCTGCATTCTATAAGTGGCGGGAACGTTATGGCGGGATGAACGGCAAAGAGCTGAAGCGCCTGAAGGACCTTGAGGAGGAGAACCGAAGGCTGAAGCAGATGTATGCCAATCTATCCCTGGATCATCAAATGGCCAAAGAAATCATCGAAAAAAAGC CTTTAAAGCCCTGCCGTAAAAGAACCATAGCCAAAGAACTTACGCGTTACGGTATTAGCAGGGCGTGCCGTGTTTTAAATATGAGCAAAAGCGTTTTTTATTACAGGCCAATTCCAAAGGATGATACTGCTATCGAAGAGGCTCTACAACAGAAAGCTAAAGAACATAGCGAAGAAGGCTTCTGGATGGCTTACGATCGTCTAAGGAGTGAAGGCAAGCCCTGGAACCATAAACGGGTGTACAGGGTCTATAAAAAACTTGGTTTAAGTTTGAGACGAAAGGTAAAAAAGCGTTTACCTGCCAGGGTTAAAGAACCCCTGGAGGCTCCCATAGCTCCTAATCGTTGCTGGAGTATTGATTTTGTGACCGATGTCCTAGAAAATAAAAGACGCTTCCGTGGCTTAACCGTAATTGATGATTACAACCGAGAAGCATTGCATATAGAAATTGATTTTTCACTGCCTAGCAAACGTGTCGTCTGGGTATTGAACCATTTGATTAATCGCAGGGGAAAACCCAAAAAAATAAGAATGGATAATGGTCCTGAATTTGTTGCTAAGATCGCTTCAGAATGGAGCCAGATGCAAGAAATCGACTTTCAGTATATTCAACCTGGGAAACCAACCCAGAATGCTTTTATAGAGAGATTCAATGGAACATATCGAAGAGGCGTTCTCAATAAGTACCTCTTTGAAGATCTAAATCAGGTAAGGGAACAAACCGAGACCTGGATGGAAGATTACAACAATGTAAGACCACATAATGCACTGGGAAAAATGGCCCCCGTAGCATACGCAAAAACTCATTCTCCTGTCGGTACCGACAGGAGAATGAAAAATGAAATTTTTGGACAATCAAGCAGTTCTAATTAG
- a CDS encoding SOS response-associated peptidase yields the protein MCYRAKLNAKLSAIERTLEARFIEPEAYKPQLEINAFTFSKTPVISDENQGEIQMFNWGLIPFWAKDDKIKKMTLNAKIETIFEKPSFRNSVKKRCLIIADGYYEWQWKDPKGKDKQKYLITPTDQEIFAFAGIYSNWINPQTNEALNTYSIVTTEANELMAEIHNNKKRMPVVLKQKDHQAWLNGQDHSNFAFPYEVPLIATEVA from the coding sequence ATGTGCTATAGAGCTAAACTCAATGCTAAACTCAGTGCTATAGAGCGAACTTTAGAGGCAAGGTTTATAGAACCCGAAGCCTATAAACCACAACTGGAGATCAATGCGTTTACATTTTCAAAAACTCCAGTGATTTCAGATGAAAACCAAGGGGAAATCCAAATGTTTAATTGGGGATTAATACCTTTTTGGGCCAAAGATGATAAAATCAAAAAAATGACACTGAATGCTAAAATTGAGACTATATTTGAAAAACCATCTTTTAGGAATTCAGTGAAAAAACGTTGCTTGATTATTGCTGATGGTTACTATGAATGGCAATGGAAAGATCCCAAAGGAAAAGACAAACAAAAGTATCTAATTACACCAACAGATCAAGAAATTTTTGCATTCGCAGGAATTTATTCTAACTGGATAAACCCACAAACAAACGAAGCTCTTAATACTTATTCCATTGTAACTACGGAAGCAAATGAATTAATGGCTGAAATTCATAATAATAAAAAAAGAATGCCAGTAGTGCTAAAACAAAAGGATCATCAGGCCTGGCTAAATGGTCAGGATCATTCTAATTTTGCATTTCCCTATGAAGTACCATTAATAGCAACTGAAGTAGCTTAA
- a CDS encoding START-like domain-containing protein, with protein MEDKIKYEMEFPIHASPSLLYQYISTPSGLSEWYADNVNSRGELFTFIWEGSEEKAKLVSKKSDERVKFKWLDDEDTPYFFEIRIQVDEITKDVSIMITDFAEDEDEMEEGKMLWENMISDLKQVLGSV; from the coding sequence ATGGAAGATAAGATCAAGTACGAAATGGAATTTCCCATTCACGCTTCTCCTTCATTGTTATACCAATATATATCAACCCCTTCAGGATTAAGTGAATGGTATGCCGATAATGTAAATTCAAGGGGCGAATTGTTTACTTTTATTTGGGAAGGAAGTGAAGAAAAAGCCAAATTGGTAAGCAAAAAGAGTGATGAGCGCGTAAAATTTAAGTGGCTGGATGATGAAGACACTCCATATTTTTTCGAAATAAGAATTCAGGTAGACGAAATTACAAAAGACGTTTCAATAATGATTACCGATTTTGCCGAAGATGAAGATGAAATGGAAGAAGGCAAAATGTTATGGGAAAATATGATTTCAGATCTTAAACAGGTACTAGGATCGGTTTAA
- a CDS encoding aminotransferase class IV codes for MINLDGNLVEENKASLSITNRGFAYGDAVFETIRVISGKIMFWEDHYFRLMASMRIMRMEIPANFSPEFLEEEILDLVKENGLDTTAARVKFSAYRKEGGYYRPATREIGFIITTEELADAFYLLNEEDYEVELFKDHYITSGLFSTIKSNNRAINVLGSIFASENGYENCFLINEKKNVVEALNGNLFLVKGDKIKTPPLTDGALNGITRKKLLEIIKTIPDLTLEETSISPFELQKADELFITNVITGIQPITKYRKKKFENKIAKDLLSKLNVKARLG; via the coding sequence ATGATAAATCTAGACGGAAATTTAGTAGAGGAAAATAAAGCATCACTTTCGATAACCAATCGTGGATTTGCCTATGGAGATGCTGTTTTTGAAACCATTCGCGTAATTAGCGGAAAAATAATGTTCTGGGAAGATCATTATTTCAGGTTAATGGCTTCAATGCGCATCATGCGAATGGAGATTCCTGCAAATTTTTCTCCTGAATTTCTCGAAGAAGAAATTTTAGATCTAGTAAAAGAAAATGGCCTGGATACCACTGCAGCGCGTGTGAAATTTTCGGCCTATCGTAAAGAGGGCGGCTACTATAGACCTGCTACTCGTGAAATTGGATTTATTATTACTACAGAAGAACTTGCAGACGCATTTTATTTGCTGAACGAAGAAGATTATGAAGTTGAGCTCTTTAAAGATCATTATATAACCAGTGGATTATTTTCTACCATTAAATCGAATAATCGCGCTATTAATGTTCTTGGAAGTATTTTCGCTTCAGAAAACGGGTATGAAAACTGTTTCCTGATTAACGAAAAGAAAAACGTAGTGGAAGCCCTTAACGGAAATCTTTTTCTCGTAAAAGGTGATAAGATCAAAACCCCACCGTTAACAGACGGTGCATTAAACGGGATTACCAGGAAAAAGCTGCTTGAAATAATTAAGACCATACCCGATCTAACTTTAGAAGAAACTTCAATTTCTCCTTTTGAGCTTCAAAAAGCCGATGAATTGTTTATCACTAATGTGATTACAGGAATTCAACCGATAACTAAATATCGTAAAAAGAAATTTGAGAATAAAATAGCTAAAGATCTGCTTTCAAAATTAAATGTAAAAGCAAGATTAGGTTAA
- a CDS encoding YqgE/AlgH family protein, with protein sequence MIALKPTKGHLLVAEPSIIGDVAFNRSVVLLAEHSEAGSVGFILNKVLDFTLKDLVPDLSANFKIYNGGPVEQDNLYFIHKIPDLIPQSVEIANGIYWGGNFDVVTELINQGLISEKEIRFFLGYSGWDANQLNEELNSHSWIITTNEDTKDIIERPYRSFWKDKMMQLGGEYILWSNAPENPSYN encoded by the coding sequence ATGATCGCTTTAAAACCAACCAAAGGCCATCTATTGGTAGCAGAACCATCTATAATTGGAGATGTTGCATTTAACCGCTCTGTGGTGCTACTTGCCGAGCATTCTGAGGCGGGTTCTGTAGGTTTTATACTCAACAAAGTGCTGGACTTCACTTTAAAAGATCTTGTTCCCGATCTCTCTGCTAACTTTAAGATCTATAACGGCGGCCCGGTAGAACAGGACAATCTTTACTTTATTCACAAAATACCAGATCTTATTCCGCAAAGCGTAGAAATAGCGAATGGCATTTATTGGGGTGGCAATTTTGATGTGGTTACAGAACTAATTAATCAAGGCTTAATTAGCGAAAAAGAGATTCGATTCTTTTTGGGATATTCCGGTTGGGACGCTAACCAGTTAAACGAAGAACTAAATTCACATTCCTGGATCATTACCACCAATGAAGATACAAAAGACATTATAGAGCGTCCTTACCGTTCTTTTTGGAAAGATAAAATGATGCAACTGGGCGGAGAATATATATTATGGTCTAACGCACCAGAAAACCCAAGCTATAATTAA
- a CDS encoding HU family DNA-binding protein, with amino-acid sequence MNKTDLIDAMAENAGISKAAAKKALESFLENVEGSLKKGDRVSLVGFGSWSVSKRAAREGRNPQTGKTIKIAAKNVVKFKAGADLQKAVN; translated from the coding sequence ATGAACAAAACAGATTTAATCGACGCAATGGCTGAAAATGCTGGAATTTCTAAAGCAGCAGCAAAAAAAGCCCTGGAATCTTTCTTGGAAAACGTAGAAGGTTCTCTTAAAAAAGGAGATCGCGTTTCTTTAGTAGGATTTGGATCTTGGTCAGTTTCTAAAAGAGCTGCCCGTGAAGGAAGAAACCCACAAACCGGAAAAACTATTAAAATTGCTGCTAAAAATGTAGTGAAATTTAAAGCCGGTGCAGATTTACAAAAAGCTGTAAACTAA
- the fmt gene encoding methionyl-tRNA formyltransferase — protein sequence MRSLRIVFMGTPDFAVASLESILDANYNVVGVITAPDKPAGRGRKLQESPVKKFAISKGLKVLQPTNLKDGAFIDELKALDPNVQVVVAFRMLPKVVWDLPQFGTFNLHASLLPQYRGAAPINWAIINNEKKTGVSTFFLDEKIDTGAMILQKEINIAAEESVGELHDKLMELGAGVVVETLELIEKGNLTPTPQPFDQLLKDAPKLNKENTKINWDDSLDQIYNLIRGLNPYPAAWSILFNHGKEEKVKIYHCKKEIASHSLENGSILVEDKKLKVATEGGYLIIEELQLPGKRKMDVKSLLNGYDFSKGAKFL from the coding sequence ATGAGATCATTGAGAATAGTATTTATGGGCACGCCAGATTTTGCCGTGGCCAGCCTGGAAAGTATATTAGACGCAAATTATAATGTAGTTGGTGTAATTACCGCTCCCGATAAACCCGCAGGTAGAGGAAGAAAATTACAGGAAAGCCCGGTTAAAAAATTCGCGATAAGCAAAGGTTTAAAAGTGTTGCAGCCAACAAATCTAAAAGATGGAGCTTTTATTGACGAATTAAAAGCTCTAGATCCCAATGTACAGGTAGTAGTTGCTTTTAGAATGTTACCTAAGGTGGTTTGGGATTTGCCACAATTTGGCACTTTTAATCTACATGCTTCCCTGCTTCCGCAATATCGGGGTGCGGCGCCAATTAACTGGGCTATTATCAATAACGAGAAAAAAACCGGCGTTTCTACTTTTTTTCTAGATGAAAAAATTGATACTGGAGCAATGATCCTTCAGAAGGAAATAAATATAGCTGCAGAAGAAAGCGTTGGAGAACTCCATGATAAGCTAATGGAATTAGGAGCTGGAGTGGTAGTTGAAACTTTGGAGCTTATAGAGAAAGGTAACCTCACCCCCACTCCGCAGCCATTTGACCAGTTACTAAAAGACGCGCCAAAGCTTAATAAAGAGAATACGAAGATTAATTGGGACGATTCATTAGATCAAATCTATAACCTAATTCGCGGGCTCAACCCTTATCCGGCAGCCTGGTCTATTTTGTTTAACCATGGAAAAGAAGAAAAAGTTAAGATCTATCATTGTAAAAAAGAAATTGCCAGTCATTCTTTAGAAAATGGAAGTATTCTAGTTGAAGATAAAAAGCTGAAGGTAGCAACAGAGGGAGGTTATCTTATAATTGAAGAATTACAACTTCCCGGAAAACGAAAGATGGATGTAAAATCGCTTTTAAACGGTTACGATTTTTCAAAAGGAGCAAAATTCCTCTAA
- a CDS encoding RecQ family ATP-dependent DNA helicase — protein MQDAHHILKKYWGHSSFRPLQEPVIEKLLEQKNVLALMPTGGGKSLCFQIPALMQEGICIVVSPLVALMEDQVNALQQKGIKAMALTGGMTYRDLDAALDNCIYGNYKFLYLSPERLQQDLVQERIKLMNVNLIAVDEAHCISQWGHDFRPAYRNISQLKDLKPSTPFIALTATATPGVVKDIVKELELENIEVLKDSFYRANLAYNVLKAEDKYYRLDQLLNNKNEPAIIYVRSRKASLEIADLLNKKNFKADAFHGGLQPKEKTKRLSDWLENKHQIMVATTAFGMGIDKADVRQVIHLNLPESLESYFQEAGRAGRDGKKAIATILTNKSDIPILKNQFLANLPQLEDVKLVYKKLNTYFRIAYGEGEQTEHNFSFSEFCAQYELPFSKTYEVLQLLDRCSVLKLSKEFHKKTSIHFTVSGKQLQFYLDQNQKYENFVKALLRTYGGILENKTNIDLASVCKKSNTDQRTALKYLEELEKVQVLEYVYAEHDATVLFLVPREDDSVIFPLAPYIKQHNKSKKEKIDAVLSYLENDKICRSKQLLAYFGEEKTENCGICSVCQKQIAPLTRELKNAIYLEIMKVLKTSKASSRELTEAINYPEDQVLEVLRLLLDKELISRESGNSYKINN, from the coding sequence TTGCAGGATGCACATCACATATTAAAAAAATACTGGGGACATTCGTCCTTTAGGCCGCTGCAGGAACCCGTAATTGAGAAACTCCTGGAGCAAAAAAATGTGCTTGCCTTAATGCCTACCGGAGGCGGAAAATCGCTTTGCTTCCAGATCCCTGCGTTAATGCAGGAAGGAATTTGTATAGTAGTTTCTCCTCTTGTGGCTTTAATGGAAGACCAGGTGAACGCGCTTCAGCAAAAAGGTATCAAAGCAATGGCTTTAACCGGCGGAATGACCTATCGCGATCTAGATGCTGCTCTTGATAATTGTATCTACGGAAATTATAAATTTCTCTATTTATCTCCTGAAAGGCTTCAACAAGATCTAGTGCAGGAACGCATTAAGTTGATGAATGTTAACCTTATTGCTGTAGATGAAGCCCACTGTATTTCGCAATGGGGTCATGATTTTAGACCGGCTTATCGCAATATTTCTCAATTAAAAGACTTAAAACCCAGCACACCATTTATTGCGCTTACCGCCACTGCAACCCCGGGCGTAGTTAAAGACATTGTGAAAGAGTTGGAACTTGAAAATATAGAAGTCCTCAAAGACTCCTTCTACCGGGCCAACTTAGCTTATAATGTACTAAAAGCTGAAGATAAATATTATCGCCTGGATCAACTATTGAATAACAAAAACGAGCCTGCGATAATCTATGTAAGAAGTCGGAAAGCCAGCCTTGAAATTGCTGATCTATTAAATAAAAAAAACTTTAAAGCTGATGCCTTTCACGGCGGATTACAACCAAAAGAAAAGACGAAAAGACTTAGCGACTGGCTAGAAAATAAACATCAGATCATGGTGGCCACCACCGCTTTTGGAATGGGAATAGACAAAGCCGATGTACGGCAGGTTATTCATCTTAATCTTCCGGAATCTTTAGAAAGTTATTTTCAGGAAGCCGGCCGTGCCGGGAGAGATGGAAAAAAAGCGATCGCCACTATTTTAACCAATAAGAGCGATATTCCTATTTTAAAAAATCAGTTCCTTGCAAATTTACCGCAGCTGGAAGATGTAAAACTGGTTTATAAAAAACTAAACACCTATTTCAGGATCGCTTATGGCGAAGGGGAGCAAACCGAACATAATTTTAGTTTTTCTGAATTTTGTGCTCAATATGAACTTCCGTTTTCTAAAACTTACGAAGTACTTCAGCTTTTAGACCGGTGCAGCGTATTAAAACTTTCAAAGGAATTTCATAAAAAAACAAGTATACATTTTACGGTTTCAGGAAAACAGCTTCAGTTTTATTTAGACCAGAACCAGAAATACGAAAACTTTGTCAAGGCTCTTTTAAGAACCTATGGCGGAATTTTAGAAAACAAAACGAATATAGATCTGGCTTCGGTTTGCAAAAAATCTAATACCGATCAAAGAACAGCACTTAAATATCTTGAAGAATTAGAAAAAGTCCAGGTTTTGGAATATGTTTATGCCGAACATGATGCTACTGTGCTATTTTTGGTTCCAAGGGAAGACGATTCGGTTATTTTTCCGCTTGCACCCTACATAAAACAGCATAATAAATCTAAAAAAGAAAAAATTGATGCGGTCTTAAGCTATTTAGAAAACGATAAAATTTGCCGCAGTAAACAACTTTTAGCTTATTTTGGAGAGGAAAAAACTGAAAACTGCGGTATTTGTTCGGTTTGTCAAAAACAAATAGCACCGCTAACCAGGGAGCTTAAAAACGCTATTTACCTGGAAATTATGAAAGTTTTAAAAACCTCTAAAGCTTCTTCCCGCGAACTTACTGAAGCAATAAATTATCCGGAAGACCAGGTTTTAGAAGTATTACGCTTATTATTAGATAAAGAATTAATTTCCCGTGAATCAGGGAATAGCTATAAAATTAATAATTAA
- a CDS encoding AAA family ATPase, with protein MKKQKIVITGGPGTGKSSIIRQLEKHGHECLHEISRQVTLEAQKQGIAQLFLEKPVLFSEKLLEGRKIQHREADMIPTSTIFIDRGIPDVLAYMDYFKTEYSTYFTDACTEYTYDKIFFLPPWEEIYQSDNERYESFKEASLISKYLFETYKTYGYNPIEVPKTSIIERTQFILNQIE; from the coding sequence GTGAAAAAACAAAAAATAGTAATTACCGGCGGCCCCGGTACAGGGAAGTCTTCAATAATTCGCCAACTGGAAAAACACGGGCACGAATGCCTGCATGAGATTTCCCGGCAGGTAACCTTAGAAGCACAAAAACAGGGAATTGCTCAGTTATTTCTCGAAAAACCAGTGCTATTTAGCGAAAAGTTACTGGAAGGACGAAAAATTCAGCACAGGGAAGCCGATATGATCCCTACTTCTACTATATTTATAGATCGCGGCATTCCAGATGTTTTGGCATATATGGATTATTTTAAAACAGAGTATTCTACATATTTTACTGATGCCTGTACAGAATATACTTACGATAAAATATTCTTTTTACCGCCCTGGGAGGAAATTTATCAGAGTGATAACGAGCGTTACGAATCTTTTAAAGAAGCCAGTCTAATTTCAAAATATCTTTTTGAAACATATAAAACTTACGGTTACAACCCCATTGAAGTCCCTAAAACCTCAATTATTGAAAGAACTCAGTTTATTTTAAATCAAATTGAATAA
- a CDS encoding DUF493 family protein, whose translation MSGAKDQEEFYSKLKSQLQETSLWPSEYLYKFIVPTKSNQVKTIEDIFDNMGAVITTKKSKKGTYISTSVNVRMKNPDAVIEKYKEVANKVEGVISL comes from the coding sequence ATGAGTGGAGCGAAAGATCAGGAAGAGTTTTATAGCAAATTAAAGTCGCAATTGCAGGAAACATCTCTTTGGCCATCTGAGTATCTTTATAAATTTATAGTACCAACAAAGTCAAATCAGGTGAAAACTATTGAAGATATTTTTGATAATATGGGAGCTGTAATAACTACTAAAAAATCAAAAAAGGGAACGTATATAAGCACTTCTGTAAATGTGCGAATGAAAAATCCTGATGCTGTAATTGAAAAATATAAGGAAGTTGCAAATAAAGTGGAAGGAGTGATTTCCCTTTAA